GATTTCTAAAACATCTGCAATCGGTTTTAATGTCCGTAGCTCTGGGCGTTTCGTTTCCCCAGATTCAATCTTCGATAAAACCCCTTTACTAATCCCTGTTACTCTTCCTAATTCCGATAAGCTAATTCCCAGACCTATTCTTTTTTCCTTTATCAGTTCCCCCAATGTTGTGAAAGTTAGACTTACATTCATGTTAATCCCCTTCCATAATTTATAAATAATTTCATTGATTCCTTTATTGATTTTAACTTAATTCTAACTTTATTGTATTTTTTTGTAAATAACAATAAAAAATAATAGATTGATTTACTTTCTTTTATGAAAAGGATTTTGAAAGTCAAGGATTATAAATAGCTCTAATAAAATGTATGTTTCATCAAATGGTATCAAAAAAGAGAAGTATGAACGACTTTATGATTACATCTGTTAACGTATCGTAAATTCAACATCTAGGGTGGATTTATGGAAGTGTTCATCCCCATATTCGAATATGCACATGCTGAATGGATGTAAAGTATCCCCCTTCCAAAAACTATTCAGTCATTATGAAACAAAAAGCCATCCATATAGGATAGCTTAGTTTAAAAACAAATTATCAACCGCTTTTTGTCTGTCTTCCTCTGTGGGCTTGCTATAACGTAAAACCATATCTGCTGACTTATGTCCGCTAAGAGACTGAATCACTCCTATATCTTGAATACTGCTCTAATAAATGTTGAACACTTCTTACACTAATACGCTGCTGTCGGTTACTCAGAAACAGTGCATCGTTACTGTCAGATCGTTCCTCTATGTATCTTTTTATCGCCCTTCTTACTTCTTTTAGGGGCTTGTTGTTTATAGTCCATTTGTTTCATTACTCGAATTCTTCCACAATCTCTTGTTTGCCATTCCATCGACTGAATGATTTGATTGGCATTATAAATCTTGTTTATGGTTGAAGCTGACTTTTTTTGCCACTAGATAATCCATGTACCGCTGAACGTCTGAGCGGGCATAATCTTCTATCAAGAATTGCTCAGAGGTAGTTTTTTCAAGTTATCCAGCATTTATACCTTTTGAACGTATCTGATCTGCTAGTTCTCAATATGTTTTACATTGGCTTAGAATTTATTGACTCTAATAAATTACGTACTGAGACGACTTTATGCTGTTTGGTATATACACGAGGTAATCGATAATTAAGCATGCACGCTACCTCATAATTAATCGTTCCTATTAGTTCGGCTACTTCTTCAAGCGTTATCTCTTCTTTGCCAGATCGACCGTAAATAACAACCTCATCTCCTACTTTTGCCTTTATTTTATCCACACTTACCATACATTGGTCCATCGTTACCCTACCTACCACGCTAAATCGTTGGCCTTGTAATAGGACACTTCCCTTATTCGAAAGCAAACGTGAGAAACCATCTCCATAACCGATCGGCAGAGTAATAATCTGTTCCCCTGGTGTAGCGATATAGGTAACTCCATAGCTTATGCCAAACGGCTTTTGCATAAACTTAACATTTGAAACACGGGTTTTTACTTGAAGGGCAGGTTCTAGGTTAAGTATATGTAAAGATTTTATATAGACAGATGGGTATAAACCATACATTCCAATTCCCAATCGTATATAACTAAATCCCCACTCAGGATGGGTCATCGCAGCCGCAGTATTGCAGCAGTGAATAGCAGGTAGCTTATACCCTTTTTCCCTCAAAAATTCCAAATAGTCTTGAAACCGTTCAAATTGATGATTCAAGTAGGTAATATCCCGTGAATCAGCCGTGGCAAAGTGAGTATAAATGCCATCCCATTGAAAAACATCATTTTTATTGACACCCTTCACGACAGAAAGAAGTACTTTTTTTGTCCTTACTCCAATCCTTCCCATGCCTGTGTCAATGTTAATATGAACAGACAAACGTTTACGCTCCTGAGTAGATATTTCCTTCTTATCTTTGGTATTCTCGGTTTCAGGTTTATCTTCATTTTTATCTTCGTTTTTATCTTCAGATTTGTCTCCATGGTTGTTGACCTTCTTCTTTCCCTGTTTCTTACTTATTATTTTTTCAGCTCTTTTTAGCCAATTCGTTTGAAACACAGTACACGAAATATTCCATTCATATGCTTCTTGCACTGCTCTTATAGGCGTGTACCCTAAGATTAGTATTGGACACGTGATACCCGCCTTTCTTAGAACAATACCTTCATCTAGAAACGCAACCGCTAAAGCGGTAGCACCTGCCGCTAGAGCTTCTCTTGCTACTTCTACGGAGCCATGTCCATAAGCATCTGCTTTCACTACCACCATGATTTGAGTTTTTTCAGGAATATGCTTTCGAAAGGTTCGTATGTTCGTTCGTATGTCGTCCAAATTGACCTCTACCCACGTATCCCGATAGAATTTGTCCATTAGAAAACACCTCATAACTTTTTTCAAAAAGTATGTGAGTCTTTCTTTCACAATATCCATTTAATAGTCCTACATCATGCGATATTTT
This is a stretch of genomic DNA from Brevibacillus laterosporus DSM 25. It encodes these proteins:
- the alr gene encoding alanine racemase, producing MDKFYRDTWVEVNLDDIRTNIRTFRKHIPEKTQIMVVVKADAYGHGSVEVAREALAAGATALAVAFLDEGIVLRKAGITCPILILGYTPIRAVQEAYEWNISCTVFQTNWLKRAEKIISKKQGKKKVNNHGDKSEDKNEDKNEDKPETENTKDKKEISTQERKRLSVHINIDTGMGRIGVRTKKVLLSVVKGVNKNDVFQWDGIYTHFATADSRDITYLNHQFERFQDYLEFLREKGYKLPAIHCCNTAAAMTHPEWGFSYIRLGIGMYGLYPSVYIKSLHILNLEPALQVKTRVSNVKFMQKPFGISYGVTYIATPGEQIITLPIGYGDGFSRLLSNKGSVLLQGQRFSVVGRVTMDQCMVSVDKIKAKVGDEVVIYGRSGKEEITLEEVAELIGTINYEVACMLNYRLPRVYTKQHKVVSVRNLLESINSKPM